The Glycine max cultivar Williams 82 chromosome 17, Glycine_max_v4.0, whole genome shotgun sequence genome contains the following window.
GTTTTACACCAAAAAAACCAGATCGAAGACCTTACCTTCACTATTAATGGCCAAACCAACCACCATCACAACCACCACTTGCTGACAAACCATCGTAAATAATGCACCTCCACCAAAGAGGACACAACAACGTATGAGAAACTCTCACGAGAATGAAAGTTAaggcaaacaaataaaatttcgCATGAAGAAGGAAAACGTAGAAGAAGTTATAAGGAAGGGGTATTAttggaatttaaaaaatatgctaGGTGTACTAGCAATTCTGCTAATGCCCAAAGCAACACCCCCAAATTTGTCGTTAGTGTTTATTGGGTCTCCGAGGCTTAGTTTATTTGGCCCAAAAATAAATTGTATCACACCCTTTGTTTTTATTAGGGTAAATACTAAATACTTGTTTTTATCCCTCAAAGGTTGAAAGtgtgaataataataaattagtttttgaaagatgaaaaattcaaatccaattctTAAATTTGTGAGATTATCTTGTCATTAAGTTGTAATATTTAATGATCAACTTAAcaaataaaatgtgtttttatgaCCAATTTGACATTAAGTTACAAAGTTTAATAATCAATGTCATTAAATTATTTGCACAACcaatttgtcacactttttacattcaagaaataaatttgaattttttatcttttaaggaTCAATCAATCTATCCTTGCCTCACACTTTTagggaacaaaatgggtatttattttttttatttgtaaaaattaaaatactataatgtgtgtttgaatgactttttgtaaaattattttggttaaaattaattttataaacgaAGACAGAGAGTGcaaattgattttgtaaattGATTGGTACATTGTTTTTAaccattgattattttttaaaattattaaaatttaattttgaaatgaaaatgatacattaaaaagaaataaaaaaaaactcttaagaATGTTTCTATTgaagaaaaatcccaaaataATAGCTAATGTTAACACTTAGGCAATATCTTTCGCTTACTGCTAATGACAAAAGTTAGCAATTAAATAAAACAGAGAAAAAACGTTGTTGAAGCGTCAGCTGTTGAAGTAGAATAGTCAATGAAAGATCAATTGAATATGAATGAAATCAATTGGGAAGGGAAGAGGAGATGATCTTGATTTTGGGGGTTTCTTATGAGTAGAAGTTGCTAAGACTAATGGAATGTGATGcttcttttaaaaatagaagaaaattgtAAATTCTTTTAAGACGGTACTGATGATGAGCATTGAAGGAAAATAGTGTGCTGAAAAGAAGGATCATGACTATATTTTGGGAGGACATTGATCTAGTATAATTGTTAGTCTTGTTTGAAATAGTCatcaagttattaaaaaaacgtGGTAGATATGGATAGTTCAATGTTTAACCTTTTCAAGGACACAATCAAACAATTCCTATTATCACCCAATAAAGCACTTATTTTTTGTTGCTTTCTTTAATCTTCACgcaactttaattatttttcaatcttCAAAACTAAACTCTCTTTAGAGTAATCTAAGAATTTACAAAAgtctttttgtgtgtgtgtgtgtgccaATCAACTGATTCTTTGAGAATCATTTTGAACTATTAGCTTAACATTCAGCCGCTGATATTTCTAGGCAACGACAACTTCTAAGAAGACTCTCATTTAACATAGTTATTATTCTCCATTCAAgatagtttatttaatttatagagAGAAGATTTGATTTATGACCCATCTTGACAATCAATGTGAAGTATTTACTATTTTACAAAATGactatgtaattaaaataaaatatgaatcattttattaatttaattttattgaacaaaagaacATTCTTATTTACAATGAACGACATatgtaatatatgtttttaagaTTATTAGGATATGTCATTAATCTaatgacaataatattttataggaGCAATTAAACTACCAATACGTCATTAATCCAGGTAGTTTaagttttgtaaataaaaaattataattgaaaaaaaagatttcattgaaaataaatcagattttttgataaaatagttGAATAATGAATATATAACACAAAAAATAGATTCAATTGTACTAACCACCAACCCATTTACCCACTAAAAACAGAACAAATTATGAATCATCATAGGAAAGTGCTTACACCAAGGAGATTTAACTCAATTGGTTGGACAAAATATGTTAACATTATAAATCATTGATACTGTATGTTAGCACATATGCCTCTAACCACGATGAACGTCACCCTCACCCTCCTGCCGCCACGACGAGGCCCACTCGCACGATAACTAAACCCAGTTATCTGCGAGACTATACAAGCTAGCTTTGTATTCGTTCATTGTAAACCCATGAGTAACACGTGCAACTTAGTCACAATAAGACACGTGCCTATTAGTTTGTTATAGTAGTTATGCATTCCGTTATGGCAGTTAGGAGCCTCGTGCTTGTACTCTTGCAATATATAATTGCTAGTTCTTACCATTTGGAATATATGAGAATAAACACCACTTCTAGATCTCAGGAGGAGCTCATCCTCGAATTCAGGTATCTACTTCTTCCCTTCCCCTCACTTGCACCACCACCACACCACCGCGCGACCTAACAACTGGTCCGACCTACCGCCGTGGTCATCGCCATGGCTGATCACGGAACCAGGAAGACAACCACAAGCCGTCTGGAAGAAGCAATCGCACGCCTCTCTAACAGCCAAGCAAACCTCACAGAACGTTACACGGACCTCTCCGGTAGGGTGGATTCGATCTTGGACCACCTCAGGATGCGTGATGCACACCAGAACCAACCTTCCTCAAACAGCTCGAGAAACCACCGTAACTCCGTTAAGCTCGATATCCCGCGCTTTGACGGTCGCGATCCTCTTGGATGGATCTTCAAAATTAACCAACTCTTTCAAATCAGAACACGTAAGAGGAAGAGAGAATCACCGTAGCCTCACTTTACCTTGACGACGCCGCCCTCAGCTGGTACCAGTGGATGTTCAGCAATGGCTTCATAACATCATGGCAAGGGTTTCTTCAAGCCTTGGAATCGCGGTTTGCTCCAACATTCTATGACGATCCCAAGGGAGCTCTATTCAAGCTTGTGCAACGCGGTTCTGTTAATGACTACTTAACAGAATTCGAGAGATTGGCTAACCGTGTGGTAGGACTCCCTCCACCAtttttgttaagctttttcATCTCTGGATTAAATCTCGAACTCCGACGCGAGGTGCACGCCTCACCATCCTCATAGACAGTGGGAGTACCCACAACTTCCTTCAACCACGGGTTGCGCAATTCCTTCACCTTCCCGTCAAAACCACACGACCTTTAAGGGTCCTCGTCGGGAACGGGTATGTCCTGGACTGCAACCAACGTTGCCCTGATACACAGCTTTCGATCCAGGGCCACTCCTTTCCGGTCACCTTCCACTTACTTCAGATCAGTGGGGCAGACACAATGCTTGGCATAGATTGGTTAAAACAATTTGGGCCCATCACGACTGACTACACCTCCTTCATCATGAGGTTCACCCATTTGGGCCAGGAGATATCCTTGCACGTCGACGTAGTTCTCGGATCTGAGCCTGCTTCAGCAGCCCAAGTGAAGCGCCTAATCCATACAGGTTCGACTTCAGCTTTATTTCACTTATGCGTTTTTTCTGCTGATACCACAGCTTCCTCCGTAAGTCATCTTCCTCCTGTGGCTGCACCCGTGGCAAGGCTCCTCCGTCGATATGAGAAGCTCTTCCAGCCCCCGATGCATCTACCTCCTTCACGCGAGGTGAACCACCGTATCACCCTACTTCCTTCCACCGCGCCGGTAAATGTACGACCATGCCGTTATCCTCACTTCTAGAAGTCAGAGATCGAGAAGCAAGTCTCTGAATTGCTGTCTGCGGGTCTGGTAAGGCCGAGTACGAGCCCATACTCTTCTCCAGTCCTTctggtgaagaagaaggacGGCACATGGCGAATGTGCGTAAACTATATATCCCTCAACGCCATTACGGTTCGTGATCACTTCCTCATCCCTACTATAgatgagttgttggatgagcTAGGCCACGCATCATGGTTTTCCAAGCTCGATCTCCGGCAAGGTTTCCATCAAATACTCATGAACAAAGCTGACATAGAGAAGACAACCTTTCGCACACACCATGGGCACTACGAATACCTCGTCATGCCCTTCGGCTTGTGTAACGCACCTTCAACCTTCCAAGCAGCCATGAATCACCTCCTTGCGCCGTTCCAGCGTCGTATTGCAACAGTGTTCTTTGACGACATACTCGTCTACAGCGATTCATTATCCTCCCATGTTCAACACCTCAACATAATCTTCTAGGCTCTTTTACGAGGTCTGTACTACTTAAAGCAAACGAAGTGTCTATTTGCTCAAACACAGCTAGAATGCCTTGGGCACGTCATCTCCGGCAAAGGTGTAGCTCCCGAGCCGTCCAAGATTCAGGCCATCGTCCAATGGCCCACTCCAACATCAGCCAAGGATCTTCGAGCATTTCTTGGGCTCACGGGGTTTTATTGGAAATTCATTCAGCAGTATGCAGCTATCGCAACCCCACTCACCCATCTGCTATGCAAGGATGCATTCGAGTGGTCACAAGAGTCGCAAAATGCCTTTGACAAACTCAAAACCGCCATAACCAGTGCGCTGGTGTTGGCTCTCCCTAACTTCAATGAGCCTTTTACGGTGGAAACAGATGCGTCTGGTACCACCATGAGGGCTATGCTCATGCAGCAAGGACACCCATTAGTGTTTTTTAGCAAGAATTTCAGCCCACGTTTGTCACACGCTTCCACATACGTGAAGGAGCTTCATGCTATCATCGCGGCGGTGCGCAAATGGCGGTAGTACCTACTTGGTCGTCCATTCACTATCCTCACCGATCACAAGAGCCTTCATAAGCTCATGTCGCAAGTGATCCAGACCCCGAAGCAACATTACTACCTCTCCAAATTGCTTGGCTTCGACTATACTATACAGTATAAGGCTGGTGCAGCTAACGTTGTCGTGGATGCACTCTCGCGACGGCCACCTGCTTCAGTTCAACTGCTTCTCCTCTCTGTGCCGTAACTGGATTTCATGCGTGATATTCAACAAACACTTGAGAATGATCCCAGTTTTCAGGAGTTGGTACGTAACATCAACGCGAATCCTTCAGTATATCCTTAGTTCAGCCTCAGTAAGGGTTATTTGTTGTTCAACGGTCGAATTTGGTTGAATAAAACCAACCCCTAAATTCCTTCTTTATTACTGGAATTCCACGCCCCACCCCTCGGTGGCCATCTAGGAATAGCTAAGACCACACATCGTCTCGAATCAAGCTTCTTCTAGCAAGGAATGAAACAAGATGTTAAGCAGTTCATTCGAGAGTGCAAGGTTTGTCAGTAGAACAAGGCCAGTACCAGGCGCATGGCAGGTCTACTGCAACCTCTACCAGCTCCGACAGGGGTGTGGGAAGACATCTCCATGGATTTCGTCACCCATCTGCCTCCCTCTAACGGCTTCACTATTATCTTGGTCGTGGTCGACAGGTTCTCCAAGGGGGTGCATCTCGGAGCTTTACCCACAGGGTTCTCAGCCTTCAAAGTTGCCACGGTATTCCTCGATATCATCTGCAAGCACCATGGTTTCCCTAGAAGCATCATTTCTGATAGGGATCCCGTATTTTTTAGTGCCTTCTGGAGAGAATTGTTTCGACTCTGCGGCACTCGTCTTCGGCTCAGCACGACGTATCATCCACAATCAGACAGCCAGACTGAGGTGATGAATCGCGTCCTCAAACAGTACCTCAAATGCTTCGTTCACTCTCAGTCGTCAACGTGGTTCTGTTATTTGTCTCTCGCATAGTGGTGCTACAACACTTCTCTACATTCCAGCTCGGGGCTTACTCTATTTGAGGTCATGTATGGCAAACCTCCACCAACAATCCCCCATTACATTCCTAGCTTAACCAACAATGAAGTTGTTGAGTCCCTAGTTGCAACTCGTCAGGTTATGCATGATAAGTTGCAGAAGAGACTGAAAAAGGCTCAAGACTCCATGAAGAAATATGCAGATGCTCGACGCGAAGACGTAACCTTTTTTGTGGGTCAATGGGTCTACGTAAAGCTCCGCCCAACCCGCCAGCGCTCGGTTGCTGGAGTCAACCATTCGAAACTATCAAAATGTTACTTCGGACCCTTCAAGATCCTGGCTCGAATAGGGGAGGTCGCGTACCGATTGGAACTTCCGGCGAGAGCACGCATTCACCCTGTTTTCCACTGCTCCTTATTGCGCCAGTATCACGGAGCTCCGCCCTCAACAACGGAGCCTAGGCCTCTGGAAATCATAGGCCATAAGCCCTTGCAACGCCCCCTTTGCATCTTGGATAGCAAGCTTGATTCTTCTACATCCCCTCCAACTCAACTGGTCCTAACCCAATGGGCCGAGCAACCTCCCGAAGACACCTCCTAGGAGCCATGGCCTGAGTTACGAGACGCctaccaccttgaggacaaggtggtgTTCGAGGGGGGAGGTATTGTTAGCACATATGCCTCTAACCATGATGAACGTCACCCTCGATCTCCTACCGCCACAACGAGGCCCACTCGCACGATAACTAAACCTAGTTATCTGCGAGACTATACAAGCTAGCTTTGTATTCGTTCATTGTAAACCCGTGAGTAACACGTGCAACTTAGTCACAATAAGACACATGCCTTTAGTTTGTTATAGTAGTTACGCATTCTGTTATGGCAGCTAGGAGCCTCGTGCTTGTACTCTTGTAGTATATAACTGCTAGTTCTTACCATTTGGAATATATGAGAATAAACACCACTTCTAGATCTCAGGAGGAGTCTGTTCTCGAATTCGGGTATCTACTTCTTCCCTTCCCCTCACTTGCACCCCCACCACACCACCGCTCGATCTAACACTGTATTTAattcctataaataaaaaaaatactaaagcaCACTTACAACACgctaacataatttatataattaggaACTGTTTGGTTCAAATGAGAGGAGCGAAAGGGAGAAATTAGGGAGAAATTTTAATAGAGGGAAGGGAAAGGAAGAAGATGAATTTTGATTAGACAATTTATTTGGTTTAAGAGGAGACAAAGGGAGGGAATTAAATTAAGGAGAGGGGAGGTAACCCttagttaatatatattaaattaggaGGAGACAAAGGGAGCGATTTTAATTAAGGGGAGGGAAGGTAACCCTTAGTTAACATATATTAAATGCTATGCGATTATAAATGAGACTTGTTAGATAAAAAGTGACATTctaaacttttataattttgaactaATTTCAGTGTTAAGTAACATTTGTCATGACATCTACAAACCATACAGTTGAATTAGGACACGACTTACGAAAGCCTTTATATCTCTATTAACGTGAATCAaacaattaacataataaaaacggAAATCCACAAACCAGCACTTGGAATGTAATTAAGGATCGTGATTCTATACAAAAGGGTAGTAGTAGTAGTTGAATAAAACCTAAAGATCCCTACCCCAATGAAGATTTCTGAAGGACCCAAGACAAATAATACATTAGCCAGAATGATACACATTAAGACACAATATAGTATTGtcaccacatttttttttttgcaattctaATAGTGAGACCTTTTTCCTGATTCTGTGCATATGCATATTAAATAACACAAGATTTAACATCCTAACACTTTTTACACTTCACAGCAACTTAACTCTCCTTGCACAagtttaaattatgaaaattccCTAAGAGATAGAATGCCTCCTGTGTCTCAATGATGAGCCAGATGATTTGGTATCTCCAGGGACTACAGAAGTAGGGCTATTGGAACTCCCTGAGGTCTCTGAGCTTCTATTTTCTCCT
Protein-coding sequences here:
- the LOC100792079 gene encoding uncharacterized protein, with product MYGKPPPTIPHYIPSLTNNEVVESLVATRQVMHDKLQKRLKKAQDSMKKYADARREDVTFFVGQWVYVKLRPTRQRSVAGVNHSKLSKCYFGPFKILARIGEVAYRLELPARARIHPVFHCSLLRQYHGAPPSTTEPRPLEIIGHKPLQRPLCILDSKLDSSTSPPTQLVLTQWAEQPPEDTS